Proteins from one Akkermansiaceae bacterium genomic window:
- a CDS encoding sodium:solute symporter family protein, with product MSSDLLPALLAATSSVDIRASGFSTSIKLNFVDYSILAAYILTVMFIGFALKRYMKNSEDFFLSGRAIPGWITGLAFISANLGAQEIIGMAASGAEYGIMTAHFYWVGAIPAMVFLGVFMMPMYYGSKARSVPEYLKMRYDEKTRTFNSVSFAVLTLFSSGISMHALAELLNLLLGWNYHVSLLVISVVVLAYILKGGLSSAIYNEVLQFFMILLGIAPLAWLGLEAVGGWNGLVEKISTTRPEAMHLWKDTAGISNPLGVPWYGILFGLGFVLSFGYWCTNFAEVQRALAARSMGAARRTPLIGAVPKMLFPAVVILPGIIAYALTHMTTNSGYVIPMKDGVSNYNQVLPSMIFHYFPNGMLGLALTALMASFMSGMAANVTAFNTVWTYDIYESKFPGVKTDRQLMRMGRYATIFGVLLSIGCAYFASNFNNIMSLLQMVFGFVNSPIFATFLLGMFTVRSNSRGAFWGLVAGTTSAFAFHGLSIATGNPVGFIKGGWITPLIELPKEMSQSFYVAGVAFTVTFVTNVVLSLTQAREKTDAQLAGLVYSLTPKHVEEGGKWYTRPAVLGALIIIAVTALNFYFW from the coding sequence ATGTCGTCCGACCTTCTTCCCGCCCTGCTCGCCGCCACTTCCTCCGTGGACATCAGGGCGTCCGGCTTCTCCACCAGCATCAAGCTGAACTTCGTCGATTACTCGATCCTGGCGGCTTACATCCTTACCGTGATGTTCATCGGCTTCGCCCTGAAGCGCTACATGAAGAACTCGGAGGACTTTTTCCTCTCCGGCCGTGCGATCCCCGGCTGGATCACCGGCCTCGCGTTCATCTCGGCCAACCTCGGCGCGCAGGAGATCATCGGCATGGCCGCCTCCGGCGCGGAGTATGGCATCATGACCGCCCACTTCTACTGGGTGGGAGCCATTCCCGCGATGGTGTTCCTCGGCGTGTTCATGATGCCGATGTATTACGGCTCGAAGGCACGCTCCGTCCCGGAGTACCTGAAGATGCGCTACGATGAGAAGACGCGGACCTTCAACTCCGTCTCCTTCGCCGTACTTACGCTGTTCTCCTCCGGCATCTCCATGCACGCGCTGGCGGAACTGCTGAACCTCCTGCTGGGGTGGAACTACCATGTCTCCCTGCTGGTCATCTCCGTGGTGGTGCTGGCCTACATCCTGAAGGGTGGCCTCAGTTCCGCGATCTACAATGAGGTGCTGCAGTTCTTCATGATCCTGCTGGGCATCGCCCCGCTGGCATGGCTGGGCCTGGAGGCCGTGGGCGGCTGGAACGGACTGGTGGAGAAAATTTCGACCACCCGCCCGGAGGCCATGCACCTGTGGAAGGACACCGCCGGCATCAGCAATCCGCTGGGAGTGCCGTGGTATGGCATCCTGTTCGGCCTCGGCTTCGTCCTTTCGTTCGGCTACTGGTGCACGAACTTCGCGGAAGTCCAGCGCGCGCTGGCAGCCCGTTCCATGGGAGCGGCCCGCCGCACGCCGCTCATCGGTGCGGTGCCGAAGATGCTGTTCCCCGCCGTGGTCATCCTGCCGGGCATCATCGCCTACGCGCTCACCCACATGACGACCAACAGCGGTTACGTCATCCCGATGAAGGACGGCGTCTCCAACTACAACCAGGTGCTGCCGTCGATGATCTTCCACTACTTCCCGAACGGCATGCTCGGGCTGGCGCTTACCGCCCTGATGGCCTCCTTCATGTCCGGCATGGCGGCGAACGTGACCGCCTTCAACACCGTCTGGACCTACGATATCTACGAAAGCAAGTTCCCGGGGGTGAAGACGGACCGCCAGCTCATGAGGATGGGCCGCTACGCCACCATCTTCGGCGTCCTGCTTTCCATCGGCTGCGCCTACTTCGCCAGCAACTTCAACAACATCATGTCGCTGCTGCAGATGGTCTTCGGGTTCGTGAACTCGCCCATCTTCGCCACCTTCCTGCTCGGCATGTTCACCGTCCGCTCGAACAGCCGCGGTGCCTTCTGGGGGCTGGTGGCGGGCACCACCTCCGCGTTCGCTTTCCATGGCCTGAGCATCGCGACCGGAAATCCCGTCGGCTTCATCAAGGGCGGATGGATCACCCCGCTCATCGAGCTGCCGAAGGAAATGTCCCAGAGCTTCTATGTGGCGGGCGTCGCCTTCACCGTCACCTTCGTCACCAACGTCGTCCTATCCCTGACCCAGGCGCGGGAAAAAACCGACGCCCAGCTCGCCGGTCTGGTCTATTCCCTGACGCCGAAGCACGTTGAGGAAG
- a CDS encoding galactose mutarotase — MKNPFKSVAVFLSVASTVAAASIKEEKFGEMPDGQEVKIFTLENGKGMRVKVTEYGAILASVEAPDRNGKSAELTHGHDTLEGWLKDTAYFGATVGRFGNRIADGKFTLDGKEYTLAKNNSPGGMPCSLHGGKVGFNKVLWKGTKTADGVEFTYLSKDGEEGFPGNLSVKVTYTLNDDNELGWHATATTDTPTVVNLVQHAYWNISGDPAAPVTDQLLTLEADHYLPTNKGLIPTGEQAPVAGTPMDFTKPTEIGKGVGEDFEALKLAGGYDHAWVLRPGSGVRKAATVEDPKSGRILTVSTDAPAIHFYLGNFLDGSVKGRGGVPYHKRTALCLETEAFPDAPNQPSFPSTVLRPGETYQHRIIFKFAVR; from the coding sequence CTCGACAGTGGCAGCGGCATCCATCAAGGAAGAGAAATTCGGGGAAATGCCGGACGGGCAGGAGGTGAAGATCTTCACCTTGGAGAACGGGAAGGGCATGCGGGTGAAGGTCACCGAGTATGGCGCCATCCTGGCATCCGTGGAAGCCCCGGACCGGAATGGGAAATCCGCCGAACTGACCCATGGCCATGACACCCTGGAAGGCTGGCTGAAGGACACCGCCTACTTCGGCGCGACGGTCGGCCGCTTCGGCAACCGGATCGCGGACGGGAAGTTCACGCTGGATGGAAAGGAATACACGCTGGCGAAGAACAACAGCCCCGGCGGCATGCCGTGCAGCCTCCATGGCGGGAAAGTCGGCTTCAACAAGGTGCTGTGGAAGGGGACAAAGACCGCGGATGGCGTGGAGTTCACCTACCTGTCGAAGGATGGCGAGGAAGGCTTTCCGGGAAATCTCTCCGTGAAGGTGACCTACACGCTCAACGACGACAACGAGCTGGGCTGGCACGCCACCGCCACCACGGATACGCCCACGGTGGTGAACCTGGTGCAGCACGCCTACTGGAACATCTCCGGAGATCCCGCCGCGCCGGTCACCGACCAGTTGCTGACACTGGAGGCGGACCACTACCTGCCGACCAACAAGGGCCTCATCCCCACCGGGGAGCAGGCTCCGGTGGCGGGCACGCCGATGGATTTCACCAAGCCGACCGAGATCGGGAAAGGCGTCGGTGAGGATTTCGAGGCGCTCAAGCTGGCAGGCGGTTACGACCACGCCTGGGTGCTGCGCCCCGGCAGCGGCGTGCGCAAGGCGGCCACCGTCGAGGACCCGAAAAGCGGCCGCATCCTCACCGTTTCCACGGACGCCCCGGCCATCCACTTCTACCTCGGCAACTTCCTCGACGGCTCGGTGAAGGGCAGGGGAGGCGTTCCCTACCACAAGCGTACCGCCCTCTGCCTGGAAACGGAGGCCTTCCCGGACGCGCCGAATCAGCCCTCTTTCCCCAGCACCGTGCTGCGGCCCGGCGAAACGTACCAGCACCGCATCATCTTCAAGTTCGCCGTGCGGTGA